From one Sesamum indicum cultivar Zhongzhi No. 13 linkage group LG13, S_indicum_v1.0, whole genome shotgun sequence genomic stretch:
- the LOC105176427 gene encoding uncharacterized protein LOC105176427 yields the protein MASSSTDTPAFPSIANGTRNHHMVMVSAPFNGINWLSWSRSTRIALESKDKLAFIDGIGLQPTTGTPQHRQWRITDCMVRTWILNTISKDLVNAYLYASSSRNIWLDLEARYGECDGTLLYKLQREISSICKLCVHVAFAFANATKTKAEQNDANQLIQFLMGLNDSYDNIRSQTLVLEPLPLVNKAYYMVLRVERQRMVNSEYSDIGEV from the exons ATGGCGAGCTCATCAACTGATACGCCTGCCTTTCCTTCCATAGCAAATGGAACTCGGAATCATCACATGGTAATGGTTTCTGCTCCATTCAATGGGATTAATTGGCTATCCTGGAGTAGGTCTACAAGGATAGCTTTAGAAAGCAAAGATAAGTTGGCATTTATCGACGGCATAGGACTACAGCCTACGACTGGGACTCCTCAGCACAGACAGTGGAGGATTACAGACTGTATGGTACGGACATGGATTTTGAACACCATCTCCAAGGACTTGGTAAACGCGTACCTGTATGCAAGTTCTTCTAGAAATATTTGGTTGGATCTTGAAGCTAGGTACGGTGAGTGTGACGGAACTCTGCTGTACAAGCTGCAACGCGAAATTAGTTCTATCTGCAAG CTATGTGTTCATGTGGCCTTTGCATTTGCGAATGCAACAAAAACCAAGGCGGAACAAAACGATGCGAACCAACTAATACAGTTTTTGATGGGTTTGAATGACTCCTATGATAACATTCGTAGTCAGACTTTGGTTCTAGAACCTCTTCCCCTCGTCAACAAAGCATATTACATGGTGCTACGGGTTGAGAGACAAAGGATGGTGAACTCAGAATACTCTGATATAGGGGAAGTATAA